The nucleotide window GACCCTCGGTCCCCGTGATATCGTATTCGAGTGCGTCGGGAGAGTCATCAAGCAACTCCTCCGCGCGCTCGATATCTCCCCTGAGTTCGAGCAGTTCGACGTACCGTCCCTTAGGACCGGGGCTGACGTACTCGATAGCCTCGACTGTCACGCTGTCATCGCGTGCAAACTTGTCTTCGAGGGGGTGCAACTGGCAGTCGGTCCACGTCAGAGTCAGTGTCGCGTATCTCATCGTGGTAGGGTGCGTCCGACGCCGCTCGGCATCGCCAACGCCTCCATCTCGTTGACCGGTGTTATCCCCGGGTGTATTTAAAGTCACCTAGGATAGTCGGAGATAGAAGCAGGGGGGAGGCGCTCGAATAGACAAATGATGAGTAGCGATACGCCACCCGTGACGGACGAAATGCCGCCGGGGCCCGATGGGCTTCCGGTTGTCGGTAACTACCCGTCGTACATCCGCGAACCATTCGAGTTCATGACGCGAAACGCCCGCGAATACGGCGACATCGTGGGGTGGGAAGAACGAAACGGTCCCGTCTATCAACTGAATCACCCCGACCACATCGAGCAGGTGCTCGTCCAGAACAACCAGAACTACGTGAAGGGCGACGCCTTCCAGAGCACCCTCGGCCCGATTACGGGGAGCGGGATCCTGAACAGCGAGGGCGCTATCTGGCGTCGGAACCGTCACCTGATCCAGCCCGCGTTCCACCCGAACCGGATCGAGGAGTACTCCGAGATGATGACGGGGTACACAGAAGAGATGCTGGAGACGTGGTCCGACGGCGAAACGCGCGAGATTCACGAGGACATGATGACGGTGACGCTGAAAATCGTCTCGCGGGCGCTGTTCGGTGTCGATATCGACGACCACGTCGAGGATATCGGCGAGGCGCTCGAATCGTTCATGGAGGCCTCCGAGAGTCTGTCTCACTACGTCCTTCCCGAAGAGATCCCCACGCCGTCGCGCAAGCAGATTCAGGGCGCACGCGAGCAACTCGATGACGTAGTGTACGAACTCATCGAGGACCGGCGCGCGAATCCGGGCGAGCAAGACGTTATCTCGATGCTGTTGGACGTGACCGACGACGACGGCAATACGCTCTCGACCGAGCAGATCCGCGACGAAGTCGTGACGCTGCTCTTGGCCGGACACGAGACGACGGCGCTTTCGCTGTCGTTC belongs to Halogeometricum borinquense DSM 11551 and includes:
- a CDS encoding cytochrome P450, encoding MSSDTPPVTDEMPPGPDGLPVVGNYPSYIREPFEFMTRNAREYGDIVGWEERNGPVYQLNHPDHIEQVLVQNNQNYVKGDAFQSTLGPITGSGILNSEGAIWRRNRHLIQPAFHPNRIEEYSEMMTGYTEEMLETWSDGETREIHEDMMTVTLKIVSRALFGVDIDDHVEDIGEALESFMEASESLSHYVLPEEIPTPSRKQIQGAREQLDDVVYELIEDRRANPGEQDVISMLLDVTDDDGNTLSTEQIRDEVVTLLLAGHETTALSLSFTAYALARHPEAEAKLVEELDEVLDGRTPTMSDLSELTYTEQVVKESMRLYPPVPGIVREPVKPDIIGGYEIPAGATVRMHQWVVHRDERWYDDPLAFEPERWTDDLEQSIPKLAYFPFAAGPRRCIGDRFAMLEARLLLATIYQKYHLELTPGTELDLMATVTARPKSEIEMTVERR